The following coding sequences lie in one Rutidosis leptorrhynchoides isolate AG116_Rl617_1_P2 chromosome 6, CSIRO_AGI_Rlap_v1, whole genome shotgun sequence genomic window:
- the LOC139852065 gene encoding anthocyanidin 3-O-glucosyltransferase 2-like, producing the protein MKKLELVFIPLIAPTHLTSTIQFAKLLIQHDQTISSITFLIILLPNQTDIDQATKSVSASEPRIRFIIVPPPTTNPLSQISSPISVEMLAHIFIESHKSQIEQAVTDLVSDDSRKVIGFVLDMFCTSMIDVANKFNLPSYIMFTSNICFLGFLLHVHTRHTQLGVEFNKSDPDSVISTYRNPVPVDVLPNPVFEKIGGGYDAFVYHGTRFKETKGFIVNSFVELEPYAFNSISTPIPVYPVGPLLDHKKVNRTNGSNEVINWLDKQPPKSVIFLCFGSMGCFSEPQLEQMAIALEKSNQRFLWSVRKPPPDGVHVAPTDYTNVETVLPDGFLERVKERGMVCGWAPQVEVLAHGATKGFVTHCGWNSILEGLWHGVPMATWPLSAEQQLNAFLLVKELGLGVDLCMTYRSGGSGSELVMAGQIEKAINWLMDDENPVRNRVKEISEKSRKALKNGGSSFIALQKLAEDMLQNID; encoded by the coding sequence ATGAAGAAACTGGAGCTTGTTTTCATACCTCTAATTGCTCCCACTCACCTAACCTCAACAATACAGTTTGCTAAACTTTTGATCCAACATGATCAAACAATATCATCCATCACTTTCCTTATCATCCTGCTTCCTAATCAAACCGACATCGATCAAGCTACAAAATCTGTTTCTGCTTCTGAACCTCGAATCAGATTCATCATCGTTCCTCCCCCTACCACCAACCCTCTCTCTCAAATCTCATCACCTATCTCAGTAGAAATGCTTGCACACATCTTCATCGAGAGCCACAAGTCACAAATCGAACAAGCGGTTACAGATTTAGTATCAGATGATTCAAGAAAAGTTATTGGATTTGTACTTGATATGTTCTGCACTAGCATGATTGATGTAGCCAACAAATTCAACCTTCCTTCGTATATCATGTTTACGTCCAACATATGTTTTTTGGGATTCTTGCTTCATGTCCATACGCGCCATACCCAACTTGGCGTCGAGTTTAACAAATCGGATCCGGATTCGGTTATATCCACTTACCGGAATCCGGTTCCTGTAGACGTGCTACCAAATCCGGTATTCGAAAAAATTGGTGGTGGGTACGATGCTTTTGTTTACCACGGTACACGGTTTAAAGAAACTAAAGGGTTTATTGTTAATTCATTTGTTGAGCTTGAACCTTATGCTTTTAATTCAATTTCAACTCCAATTCCAGTATACCCGGTTGGACCGTTACTAGACCATAAAAAGGTAAACCGGACAAACGGTTCGAACGAAGTCATTAACTGGCTCGACAAACAACCACCAAAATCAGTTATCTTTCTTTGTTTTGGGAGTATGGGATGTTTTAGTGAGCCACAGTTGGAGCAAATGGCTATTGCACTTGAGAAAAGTAATCAACGGTTCTTGTGGTCAGTTAGAAAGCCACCACCAGATGGGGTACACGTGGCACCAACTGATTACACAAATGTAGAAACCGTGTTGCCAGATGGGTTTTTAGAAAGAGTGAAAGAAAGAGGGATGGTTTGTGGGTGGGCCCCACAGGTGGAAGTGTTGGCTCATGGTGCGACTAAAGGGTTTGTGACACATTGTGGGTGGAACTCAATTTTGGAAGGGTTGTGGCATGGTGTGCCTATGGCAACTTGGCCTTTGTCTGCAGAACAACAGTTGAATGCTTTTTTGCTTGTGAAGGAGTTGGGGTTAGGTGTGGATTTGTGTATGACGTATCGGAGTGGAGGGTCCGGGTCCGAATTGGTGATGGCGGGTCAGATAGAGAAAGCGATAAATTGGTTGATGGATGATGAGAACCCGGTTCGGAACCGAGTGAAGGAAATAAGTGAAAAAAGTAGAAAGGCGTTGAAAAACGGCGGTTCGTCATTCATTGCGTTACAAAAATTGGCTGAAGATATGCTACAGAACATCGATTAA